A window of Nocardia arthritidis genomic DNA:
GGGGGTTGCTGCGACGTCGGCGAGCCAGGTCTCTCGATCGCTCTGGATGGTGTTACCGACCCCCCGGTACGGTCGCAGGGTCGAGCCCAATGATGATGCGCGGCAACGCAACCCCCGGACAACGGTAGGAATCACGGTGAATCTGGCCCTTGTCCGGGCCGCGCGCCTGCCCGATGATGTGGCAGGCTCGGCCACTCTGTGGGCGGCGACGCGCCGTCGGTAATAGCGGTCGGCTACCGCGGGCGGCGGTACGGTGTGACCGTGTTGCGCCGTTGTCTCGCCCTTGCCGCCGTGCTGGCCGCGCCGCTGATCGCGCTGCCCAGCGCCGCCGCGGACCCGGCCGTCGCGCCGGACGCACGTCAGGAAGCGGCCGCGCCGGGCGATCTGCTGGCCGCCTACCAGGCGTCCATGGACCGGCTGCGCGCCTTCGGCATGGACCCGTTCATCTATCCCACCGCCGCCGCGTTCTGCACCAGCGGCAGCGTGCTCGGCATGTCACCGGCCGTCGGCGTCGCCATGCCGGGCCCGTGGCCGAGGACAACGCTCACCGTGCCCGGCCTCGACCTTTCCGCGGCCAAGGCGGGCCAAACCCTTTTCACCTTCGTGCCGTACGGCATCGGCCGCGACTCCGCGCAGCCGGAGGGGATGCGGGTGGCCTGGATCAATCTCGGCAACGGTCGCAGCGGCATCGCCGACATGGGTCCGCTGTCCGATATCTTCCGCGCCATGGTCCCGGCCTCGGTGCCCGCCGCCGTTCGCCCCGCCGCCGAACGCGCCGTCCGCGACTTCTTCTTCGCGGCCCTGCCCGCGGGCGGCGTTCGAGCGGTCCCGGTCGACACCGGCTCCGGCACCGTCCTCGCGGCCATGTTCGGCACGGTCGACAACGGCGGCGTGCCGTGCTTCTTCCTGCCGACGATCGGCGTGGTCGCCGTGCCCTGACCGTCGTCAGCGGGTTTGGTTCACCTGATCCATCTTGCTCACCAGCCACCGGCCGTCGGACTGCTTCTCCACCGTGACGATGGCGTTGATCTGCTGCGTCGGCTGCGCGCCGGTCGCGTTGGTCACCGCCTGGGCGATGCTGACCAGCACGGTTGCCCGATCACCGTCGAACGATTCGACACCGCAGTGCTTCGCCGCGAGCGTGCTGCTCGTTTTGGCCTGCGTCATCGTCTCCTGCAGCGCCTTCGCGGCGTCCGCGAACGTCTGGCGGAACTCACCCGTCGTCGCCTTTTTCACCGCGGCGAGATACGCGTCGAGCTTGGTGTAGTCGTACGTGCTGATCGCGGTGGCGAAATCACATGTCGCGGTGCGTGCCGCATCCACATCGGCGGCCCGCGCGCGCAACTGATCGGCCGTTCGGTCCGCCGAATCACGTTTGCTCGAGCTCTGCGCCGAGAGCACGACTCCGACCACCACCGCGCCGATAGCGACGACCACCGCCACCGCGGTGGCGACGATCCAACCGATCGGCCGCTTACCCGCCCCAGCAGTCTGCGGGTAACCGGGCATCGGGAACTGACCGTAACCCGGCTGCCCGAATCCGGCCGCCTGCGGACCGTATCCGGGCGCACCCGGCCAACTCCCGGCCGCGGGGGCCGGTGGTTGCGGAATCGTTTGCGGCGGTTGGTTGTCGCCGCCCGCCCACGGCGGCGTCGCGGACGGCCCATGGTTCGGCTGCGCGGCATTCGGATCGGATCCGATCCCGCCCGGATTCTCCGGTGTCGACATGGTTTCCCCTCCCGCGAAGTCCAAAGTTCGCCCATGATATCCACGGCCTCCGGCATCGAGTCACCGGCCATGACCCCTCGGCGAGTCGCCGCCCGATGGGTGCTGTCCGCCATCTGCGCCGGAGTCGCCATCACCGACCGAGCGTCCCTGCCCGCATCGAAAACCCGTTGGTCCAACGGCTTTTTACTGATTGGCTCGACGATATGGATTGGGTGCGCGAGTTCTACTCGACAACCGGCGACTGGTGGGCCGAGGCCGATGCCAGGATCACCGATCGCGACCGGCGTCGCGTCCGTCTTCTGCGCGAATATGGCGCCGCATCGGGCCGGATCCTCGAACTCGGATCCGGATACGGCACCACCGCGCTGGCGACGGCGCGGGCCGGATACGCGGTGACCGCGATCGAGATCAGCGACCGCGCCGACCACACCGACATCTCCGCCCCAGGCCCCGGATCGCTGACGATCCACAAAGCCGACTTCTACACCGTCGATCTCGACGGGTCGTTCGACAGCGTCTGCTACTGGAATGGCTTCGGTGTCGGATCCGATGCCGACCAGCGCAGGCTGTTCGCGCGCCTTGCGGGGGAGTGGTTGCGGCCCAACGGAAAAGCGCTGATCGATGTGTTCAACCCGTTCGTGTGGGCCGCCTGGGACGGTGACGAGGAGGAGCGGAAACCGGACCCCGCCGCGGGCTACCGCCACGAACTGCGCGAGCTCACGCAATTCGATCCGGTCACCTGCACCGCGATCGATACCTGGTGGGAGCCCGCCGATCCGGAGCGCAGGATCAGTCAGCGGCTGCGCTGCTACACGCCCGCCGATTTCGAATTATTGCTCAGCGGAACGGGTTTGACATTGACCGCGATCGTGATCGGCGACCGAGTGCTGCCGCCGGGTCCGCATCCGAGCCTGCGCGCGCTCCTGCACGAGGAGCACGAATATCTCGCGGTGTGCCGAAGGAGCTGATCCGCCGCGAATCTCGACCGTGCCGCCCACGGCCCGGAGACGTTCCAGGACGCTGCCGGTAATCGCCGCAGCACTGGACATCAGGAGGCGAGTCGACGGCCCTTCCACTGCAACCGACCCTGGCGACGGGCTTGCCGGGAGCGGATCCACAGCCGCAGGTAGGCGGCGATCGAGAGTGGATGGGCCAGGGCGGCGAGTACGTCGGCGCGGGTGGGGGTGGCCGCGGATTCGGTGGTGCGGGCCAGGATTCGGCTCGTCACCGCCGCGGCGTAGCCGACGATTCCGGCGCGCCGCACCGAGCCGCGTCCGAAGATCATTGCCAATGGCGGTACCCAATACGCAAGGGCGGCAACCGCGCCGACGGCGATACCGCCGAATACCGTTCCGCCGTACGCGGACCACAACCAGCGCGTGTACCCGTCGTCCACTTCCGCCGCGCCGCGATACATCCGGGTGCGCGCCAACCGTCCGGCCGCGAACAGCTCGGTGCGCAGGCCCGAACGCCGCAGTGCGCGTGCGATATCCAGATCCTCGGTCGGGCTGCCAGCCACCACGGCATGGCCGCCGACGGACCGATAGGCGGAGCCGTCGAACACCAGGAACTGCCCGCAGGCCACCGCGGTCGACGGTCGTAAGCTCCGGTTGGCGAGCGCGATGGGCAGCGTCGACGCCCACGACCAGCACAGCAGCGGCTGCGTCAGCGCCTCGCTGAAGGAGCCGAATTCCTGTCGGGGCCAAGGGGATATCAGCGCGGCACCGCTGCGGCGCAGCGCGCCCGCCGCGCTCGCGACGGCGCCGGGCGCCAGCCGGACATCGGCGTCCAGAAAAATCAGCACCGAGGTATCGGCCGCGGCGGCCAGCCGGGCGCACGCCGCCGCCTTGCCGGTCCAGCCGGGTGGGGGCTCGCCGCCAGCGCGAATCACGGTGAACCGCACGTCATCTCCGATTGAGGTGACGGCGGCGTCCGAGGTGCCGTCGGTGGACCCGTCGTCGAGGATCAGCACCCGCATGCGCGCGACGTCGACCTGCGCGCGCAGATCCGCGATCAAGCCGGGCAGCCGGGTCGCCTCGTCGCGCGCCGGAACGCAGACGGTGATGGGTTCGATCACGGCGGCCGCCGCACCGGACAACCGCCGGACGCCGAGCCGATTACCAAGTGCCACCGCACAACCCGCGAGCGCGATGCCCGCGCCCGCCCGGACGGCCGCGCCGATCACCGGGGCGCGCTCAGCGCCGGGCGCGCTCGCGCCACCATCGCGACAGCGAGATCCGCACCTTCGGATAACCCTGCGGCGGTGCGGGATTGCGATCCATATAGGCCACCGCCGCCACCACGGCGGCGACCGCGAGCGTGATACCGCCGACGATGCCCGCCCATCCGGCGAACGAGCGGGTGTTGGGGTCGGCGTAGCTCACCTCGGCGCGCAGCGTCGACACATCACCGGGCGGCAGCTTCCACGACACGGTGGAATCGTCGTCGCGATTGCCGTTGGTCTTGGCCACCCGGGCCGGGAAGGCGATGGTGAACTGCACGTCCGACCCTTGCGGCGGAACGGATTTCAGGTCGACCCGGCCGTTCATGCTGACCAGATCGCCGGTGCGCTGGAACTGCAGGTTGAACATGCCCTGCGTCTGATCGGAGAGCCCGCCCAGCTGCTGCACCTCGCCGAAGGACAGATCCTCGAAGAACACCTGACTGCCCACGTAGCCGTCCTGCGCGTACTTCTCCACCCGGACCTTCGTCGCGATCGGGTCGGGCGCCTTCAGCTGCGGGCCCTTGTCACCGGGGTTGGCGGGCACCACGGCGGCGACGATCCGGCCGGACACCCGGTCGTTGGAGGAGACGCCCATCGACACCTGCACCCGCAGGCAGCCCGCGAGCACGGGTGCCAGCAATACCGCGAGCAGCAGCGCCGCCGCGACGCGTACGCGCCTGCGCGGCATCCGTTTCACCGGGGCATCGGGCATGGTCGTGAGATCAGGGCTCGGCTGCACGGCTCACATCGTGCCAGGCCGGTCGCCCGGACTGCCACACGACACCGCCGTGCCCGCGCCGGATTCCGGCGAGCAGCAGCGGAATCCCGAGGATGCCCAGCCCGACACCGCCGTACCAGGCGGAATACGGCAGTCCGAGGAAGGCGGCATGCGCCAGCACGGAACCGAGCCAGGTCCACAGGAATACCGCGACCGGCACGCCCGGCATCCCGGCCGGGCGCGGCGAGACCTGCTCGAGCAGGCTCAGCAATCCGGCCATCACCAGAGCGACCGCGAACCAGCCCAGATAATTCGTGTACGGAATCTGCGCGATACCCGGCAGCCCAGGCGCACTCGCGCACCAGGTCCACTGCCCGTCCGCGACCATCTGCGGATCGAGGAACAGATCCCATCCGACCGCGCCGACCGCCGTGAGCCCGACACGGACCGCCCGCCTCCGCGTCAGCAGCCCGGCCACCACCCACACCGGATACAGCCCGCCGGTCCACGCCAGCGGCACAAGCAGCGGCACCCCGGCCAGTGCGGGACCGATCCGCCCGTCCGCGTAGTCGTAACATCCGAACGGGAAACCGGTTGCCGTGCCGAGTATTTCGGCCAGCAGTCCGAGTCCGGACACGATCGTCAGCAGGCCCGCGGCATAACGAATGCCTCGGGTACCTGCGGCGTGCGTCAAAGCCGTTGCCGTCGAAAGCAGTACCACGCCCACGGTGATTCGATCCCGGGCAGCGCCGTGGGCCAGCG
This region includes:
- a CDS encoding class I SAM-dependent methyltransferase, producing the protein MDWVREFYSTTGDWWAEADARITDRDRRRVRLLREYGAASGRILELGSGYGTTALATARAGYAVTAIEISDRADHTDISAPGPGSLTIHKADFYTVDLDGSFDSVCYWNGFGVGSDADQRRLFARLAGEWLRPNGKALIDVFNPFVWAAWDGDEEERKPDPAAGYRHELRELTQFDPVTCTAIDTWWEPADPERRISQRLRCYTPADFELLLSGTGLTLTAIVIGDRVLPPGPHPSLRALLHEEHEYLAVCRRS
- a CDS encoding VirB8/TrbF family protein: MSTPENPGGIGSDPNAAQPNHGPSATPPWAGGDNQPPQTIPQPPAPAAGSWPGAPGYGPQAAGFGQPGYGQFPMPGYPQTAGAGKRPIGWIVATAVAVVVAIGAVVVGVVLSAQSSSKRDSADRTADQLRARAADVDAARTATCDFATAISTYDYTKLDAYLAAVKKATTGEFRQTFADAAKALQETMTQAKTSSTLAAKHCGVESFDGDRATVLVSIAQAVTNATGAQPTQQINAIVTVEKQSDGRWLVSKMDQVNQTR
- a CDS encoding carotenoid biosynthesis protein codes for the protein MYPLAHGAARDRITVGVVLLSTATALTHAAGTRGIRYAAGLLTIVSGLGLLAEILGTATGFPFGCYDYADGRIGPALAGVPLLVPLAWTGGLYPVWVVAGLLTRRRAVRVGLTAVGAVGWDLFLDPQMVADGQWTWCASAPGLPGIAQIPYTNYLGWFAVALVMAGLLSLLEQVSPRPAGMPGVPVAVFLWTWLGSVLAHAAFLGLPYSAWYGGVGLGILGIPLLLAGIRRGHGGVVWQSGRPAWHDVSRAAEP
- a CDS encoding LppM family (lipo)protein encodes the protein MPDAPVKRMPRRRVRVAAALLLAVLLAPVLAGCLRVQVSMGVSSNDRVSGRIVAAVVPANPGDKGPQLKAPDPIATKVRVEKYAQDGYVGSQVFFEDLSFGEVQQLGGLSDQTQGMFNLQFQRTGDLVSMNGRVDLKSVPPQGSDVQFTIAFPARVAKTNGNRDDDSTVSWKLPPGDVSTLRAEVSYADPNTRSFAGWAGIVGGITLAVAAVVAAVAYMDRNPAPPQGYPKVRISLSRWWRERARR
- a CDS encoding glycosyltransferase; protein product: MGAAVRAGAGIALAGCAVALGNRLGVRRLSGAAAAVIEPITVCVPARDEATRLPGLIADLRAQVDVARMRVLILDDGSTDGTSDAAVTSIGDDVRFTVIRAGGEPPPGWTGKAAACARLAAAADTSVLIFLDADVRLAPGAVASAAGALRRSGAALISPWPRQEFGSFSEALTQPLLCWSWASTLPIALANRSLRPSTAVACGQFLVFDGSAYRSVGGHAVVAGSPTEDLDIARALRRSGLRTELFAAGRLARTRMYRGAAEVDDGYTRWLWSAYGGTVFGGIAVGAVAALAYWVPPLAMIFGRGSVRRAGIVGYAAAVTSRILARTTESAATPTRADVLAALAHPLSIAAYLRLWIRSRQARRQGRLQWKGRRLAS